TTTAGGTTTATTAATAATGCATGCCATATGATTATGATAGAAAATCCAAAAAAACTATATGAAATGATTGATGAGATTTTAGAATATAGGTAATTTCCAATTTTAAGTTGATTATTAATTTCAATTTAAGACTAAGTATTATGCTAAATAGCAATTTGTATAGATGATTTGAATGAAAATAAATCAGAATTTATAAGAGAGGAAAATTAAAATATGTGTACTGATTTTGTTAACTTAACAACAGAAAATCTTGCTAATGAACATTTATGCTGTATTATACACAGTAAAAAACCCCACCAAGGTATTGACAAAAAAAGACAATGGCTTTCTGATAGACTAAATGAAGGTCATGTTTTTAGAAAGTTAAATGAAAAGGCAGCAGTTTTTATTGAATATGCTCCTGTTGAAACAGCTTGGGTTCCTATAACCGGTGATAACTATTACTATATATATTGTTTATGGGTTTCCGGTAGTTATAAAGGAAAAGGATATGGAAAATCACTAATGGAGTATTGCTTGGCAGATGCAAGAGAAAAGGGTAAATCAGGCATTTGTATGCTCGGAGCGAAGAAACAAAAACATTGGCTTTCTGATCAATCATTTGCAAAGAAGTTTGGTTTTGAGGTTGTTGATACTACCAACAATGGATATGAACTACTTGCACTTTCTTTTGATGGAACAACACCAAAATTCACACAAAATTCTAAAAAGCAAGAAATTGAATGTAGAGATTTAACAATTTATTATGATATGCAATGCCCTTATATCTATAAAAACATTGAGAAGATAAAACAGTATTGTGAAATGAATAATGTTCCTGTATCTTCAATTCAAGTGGATATACTACAAAAGGCAAAGGAATTGCCTTTTGTTTTTAATAACTATGCTGTGTTTTATAAAGGGAAATTTGAAACAGTGAATTTATTAGATATCGGAAGTTTAAAGAGAATACTCAAGAAATGATAATACAATTTTGGGTTTTCCATTTGATAATTAGGACTGTCTATTTTATCAAAAAGGAAACCCACATATCTCTGATGAATTAGTGTTTAGAGATTATTTACAAATTGATAATATATCTATAATTTTTTTGGTTCATCATTATATATATGATGTTCGTAATAATCTATCATTGTGGCACAAGATAAGAATATTGTTCATCAATATATTTTTTCAAGTTTTGAATCTAACATACAAAATACATCCTCGACAGTTAAAATATCTTGTTCAGTCACTATAAATCCCTCCCTTAAAATATAATTATCATTCTTTCTTAACAACACATGAATTAGTTAAAAATATTTTACAATTGTAATTTAATTGATATAAAAATTGTAGCACATTTTTTCATATATTTTCACAGGTATATAAAAAGTATAGGTACCTTTAACACTGTATTATTCAGTTATCAAAAGCCTTCGTTCGTGTTTAAAGTATCAAACGTTGTGTCTCAAATATTTCATTCTCAGAATATTTGAAATGCGATGCAAAAACACCACAAAATTCAAATGAATAACGTGGTGTTCTAAAAAATTGCTAATTCTTTTAACTATTATTTAAACCATCTAATTATTATTTTGTTTTAACTGTAATACTCTTATCCTTCATAATTGTTAAATTGGAACCGTCATATGTTCCTATCTTAATATCTCTAGATTTTCCAATTTTATATATACATATTGGCTGAGTATCATTCCTATATTTGTTATATAGACTCTTAGCAATATCATCAGTAGCTTCCCTTATTTCGTTACCATCAACAGCCAAATATGTTGGTGTATTAATTACATTTCTTAGACTCTCTTTACCATTGTATTGCATAGCTTCCTTTATAACTAAATAATCACCTTCAATAAAGTAATCCTTTATCTTAAGACTTATATCCGCATTTATAGGTAATACTAGTGGTTTAGGTGCTGTACTAACATCTAATTTTACAGAAGGAAGCTTTTTTTGTTCTTGATTAGTCGCGATATATACTGGTATGACTGTTATGCTATTTGAGTTTCCTGTATTAATAAACCTTGTTGACCATCTACTTAAATTTGCTGAATTGTCATTTCCGCTTCCATTCCATAACAAGCCACACCCTTTATCATTAAATGCTATAAAATCCACATATTGTTTTTTCTCAACATATTTATTAATATCTCCTGTACCCTTTATGACTACTGTTAAAGGTGAGACTATAACAGTATCTACTTTTCCCTCTATACCATTAATTCCAATTTGTTTATTAACGCTACATTTAACTGTATTTTTTACTAACTTGCTTTTATCAATGAAGAAACTGACTCCCCAGTTTCCTTTCTTGCCATAAAGTTTACTTACATCCATATCTATATTCATCTTATCTTTTTTCTCATATTGAGACCAGTGAATTTTCTGAAGTACTTTAACAGTATTATTATCAATAAACTCCCATGAAGCTCCACTACCTATATCTAATCTTTCGCCATTTACCTTCAATGATGTAGGTATCATAAGAGCATCTACATAGTCATCTTTAATTTCCTTATTGTTATTTTTCACAATAAAGTTTAAGAAAAGCTCATTATCATCTGCTACTGCACTTTCAAAAGTTACATCTATACCTTGATCAGATTTTGTTTTGCCAATAACATCAATGTAATCTTTGTACTGTTTGTTTACACTAATTAAGTTCTTATTTAATAAATCCCCAATCACTGGTATTCCATTTGCTAATGCTGGATTAACTGATATTATGGAAGAACAAATAATGAAAGTTAAAGTAGCTACAATTACTGCCTTCTTTTTACCACTTAATTTTTTCTTAGTTATAGTCTTTCTTAAATTAAGTTTAATTCTAGCTTTATATTCCTCACTTACACAAGCCTCTTCAAATTCTTTTTCATCTATATCAACATCATTTAGGATTTCGTAAATGTCCTTCATACTAAACTACCTCCAAATTTGATTTTATCAATTTTTTTCTAAGTTTTCGTTTTTCTCTGTATATTCGATTGTCTACAGCTGCTTTGGTTATATTCAATTTTTCAGCTATCTCTGTGGACTTGTACCCTAAAATAAATTTTAGAACAAAAATTTTTCTATCCACTGGCTCCAAATCATCTATTAGTCTCATTATTTCATTTTTATTTTCTAAAATAACCAGTTCATCTTCAGCAGAAGCCTCACCTAAAATCTCAATAGTGTCTAAAACAACCTCTGCACCCTTAATCTTTGTCCTATAATAATCAATAGCTTTAAACTTTGATATGGCAAAAATCCATTTCTTAAAATCTTCTGTTTTTCCTTTAAATTTATCAGCATTGTTCCACACAGAAAGAAAAACGTCATTAATGCATTCTTCTATAAATCCTGAATCGTTGAATTGCAGCAAAATCTTGCGTACTGTGCCTTTAACCAATGGAAGATATTGGTCTATGATATAATCTAAGGCCTTATCATCTCCTTTTTTTAGTTTTTGAATATAGTTTGTTTCATTTAGTTTCATATTAACTCTCCCTATAAACAGGTATTTTGTAAAAGCTCTTACACTCTATATAACGTTAATAATAAAAAATATTCTCATGTTTTTTCATATTTATTAAAAGTTTTTATATCATTATTACAATTTTTCAATATTTTTTACCAACTAGGTAATAAAACCCACCCATGTATTCATTATAAACATTTTTATTTTTTTATATAATATTTTACTATTCTGAATTAGCCAACATTAATAATATAATCCACCATATTATTCAATTGTCAAAAACATCCGTATATTTAAATTTATTGATTTATACATATAACTCATATTTTGCATAACTAAATTTTCCAACCAACCAATTAATTTTCTGTATATTTTTAGTTGTATTTTGTCTATGATTTTATTATAAAGTATCATAGGAGAAATTCAGACAATGGAAAATATACTTGAAAATGTAAGAGCATATTTTCATGGAAAAATGAATTTTGCAGCTGGTATCTGTAAAAAACTAAAAGTCTCTGAAATAATTGAAAAATCTCTTTCAAAATCCAATGGACGGAAGCCCGATATTTCATATGGAACTTTAGCTGAAATGATGATAGTAAATTTATGTGACAGCCACAAACCGTTATATTTAATACAAGAATATTATGAACAGAAGTATAAATATGTTCTTAGATTTGATATTTACAAGGATACTGTAAAAATACAAGATGCACTTGAAGAGGCGAAATCATAATTGGTCCTGGAAAAATAAAAATGATAAAACTTACATTAAAGTCTATAGTTTCAATATTTCATAATGTTTTAATATTTGTTATCAAGGAAAACGGTATGAAAAGAAGGATATTGATGAATCCGTTAAATGATAGCCAATCAAAAATAATTAGATATTTGGGATTGGATGAAACAAAGCAAAATAAGCTTGATAACTAAAAAATGACGCAGTTTAATAAGCCCTCGATATTAAGACTTTTTACCACTAACACAGAAATCTTTAAAATTTTAAAATTAAGCACTCTTTTTAAGTTGAAAAAGATATGTCCCTGTTCTATCTGACTGAATTTTATTATGGAGCTTATTTATATTATGTGCCATCGCTAACAAAACATTTTTCGCCAAAATATTATTTTTACCTTTACTTAGATATCTACGAAATCCCATATCCTTTTTTATCTCTGCAAAAGAGCCTTCGGCTTGGATACTTCTATTCATTGTTAATTCGCAGCTTTCTTCACTTACAATTCTTTCAAGATTCTCTTTGCGAAGCATGTTCAACAGCTTTGAAGTTTCAAAATTTTTAACTCTTTCTTCTAATGGAATTTTACAGTTATGTCCTTTTATACATTTACTCTTATATTTACAGTTACTGCAATCTTCACATGTATAAATTGTTTTTTCACTAGTAATTTTAAAATACTTAAAATACAAGAAGTTCTTCATGCTTTTTATAAATGGAATCACCATTGCTGTATCTGTAGGCTTAGCACCTATAGTAAGCCATACTATATATTCAGAATCAATTCCATTATGTTAATTTTACCATAAATCTTTCACTCTTCCGAGTGAGAGATTTATTTTTTTATTATATAAAAAACTGCCGCACTAATTTTTTAGTGCGACAACTCCATTTAAAAAACACTTATTAAAAGTTAGTGCTTAAATAGTAAGTGTCAAATATGTTCTTTCCAACTTTAGTTGATTTTTATTAGTTCAAGACGTAATATCTTTTAAAAGCTATTACGTCCATGTATAACTCCTTTAACTAACCTAAGTTTATTTACACTTCCTTCAGCTAAACCATTGTTATAATTACAGTTAATATTATTTTTAACAGTGTTTGTATAACTTTTTAGATAATAATCAGAAGCTATTTTTTTGACTTTATTTTATATATTTAACATATTTAACCAAAAGTACTTCAAAATTTAATCCGACAAATTGAATTTTACCAGCTTTACATTATGCTTATAATTTCATAATCAAGTACTTACTTAACTGCCCGTAGTTCGATATATCCCCTCGTACCAATGGGTTCTAACTGTATGCGGGGATTTGTATCATCCCAGGCATATCCAATGACTGTCGGATCATAGCGGTTCATAGAGGTTTGCACTGCTTCAATTGCCTCACAGTAGTTTTCTTCCGTGAAGGGTTCTCCCTGAAACATCAGATATTTAACCTTCGGCAATGCGATCACATCAAAGTCATCGGGAACGAGACCGTTGTAATCAGCATCTACCTCAACGCCCTGAACATATTTCGAGGTTCCGGGTTTGCGATACTGCTCAGGTAGCCAGAGACACACTGGTTCTCCACACAAAGATTTCATACTTGTGATCATACCCCATACGTCACAACCAACCTCCTGACAATACGCCCAATATTCCATTGCCTTTTGACCGCGTTTGATAATAACTTTGCGGGAGGGTTTATCAATTACCTGAATAAAGACATTTTTTATATTTTCCACGTTACTTGACTCCTTCCAAAGTTATCTAAATTTTACGCCATATGGAGTGAACAAATACAAAGGAATCGGATTTAGAGCATATTCTTTGGGGTTACAGCCGAATTCCCGAAAGAATGCTCGTTGGTAGCCGTCCACACTTCCAAATCCCATATCATAGACCACATCGATAATCCTGCAGGTCTCATCGCGCAGCCGGAGTGCTAATTTGGACAGTTTGAGCCGCCAGATGTAATCTGCCGGAGCCAACCCAGTCAGTTCTTTGAATAACCGGGCGGAATACCACGAAGAGAAAAAGGCAGCTTCAGACAAATCTGCCAACGTAATGCGTTCCGTTAAATGAGCCTCAATATAATTTTGCATTCGTTGAACTGCTTCCACTTTTTCTATCATCTGTATCACCTCCTGACAATTTCTATTATAGAAACCTTGAAAGAGAATTTCTCGACTTTCTTTGCTTTGTCTTTTTTGACTTTATATAAATAACCACCAATTCAAATTACTAGTTATACTACTACCTTAAACTTAAAAATCACTTTTTCCTTTTTACTTTTGGAGCAGGAAGTTCTTTATAAAGCTCAGTAATCAGTTGATATAAGAACTTCTTATTATCAACATCATCAACTAAAAGCATTGGTTTTGCACCATCATAAGGCAATTCCTCTGTTGCCCCTAACATGAGCTGTTTGCTAGCTTTGGTTATCTTAACCAAAAAACGGTCATCATATATTCCTCCAAAAATCTTTCCTTGAAAATATAATATATATTCTCCCATCATTTTTCTATAGGAAATATTGTTCAGTGTATCTAACTGTCCAATAATAAAGTCCAAATACTCTTGACTAGAAGCCATATCCTATTTCCTCCACAAACTTGATTTATTCTTCCAATTCTTTTTTTAAATCTGCTATATAAAGTGATTGTTGCTTTTTTTATGCTCATATTTTACTGAATGAATATTTATAACTGCCTTTAATAACATAAAAAGTAGAACTAATTAAAACCATTTCTCTAGTTTAACAGGACACTAAATACACATATTATTATTTTTAATTTACTTTCAGTTGAACTTTTTATGTTTAATATGCTTCTTGAATGCATACAATATTGAAAATTCTACAACTAAAATAATAAGAGTTGCTGCCAATATAATTAATACTTGTTTCCATAATTCCAACGTTGTAAATGATAATGCATAAAAATAGCATAATATTGAAACAACAAAAATATTTAAATATAAAATATTTTGCTTCTTTATACATTTGTCTTTATTCATCTCATTAACCTTCTTTACAAAAATTTACTTTTACATCACATAATTAAGAATATTATATTCTAATCAAATTGTAGAATCAAATGTTTATGCTCATAAATAAGTTTGTTTGTTAAATACATTCTCAACATTTTTACACTTATTTATTTTCTTTTGACTTTAAATATTTTTGTGTCCAAGGGCAGACAAAAATGCTCTTACCACATTTTGATTCACTATGGTATATTAGAAATCCTACCATTTAATCTTTTAGTTACTGCTGCAGTTCCCATGTAACTTCTCATAAGCTGGAGCTGTTTTCCATACACTACAAAATAGCACTGCTTCTTTGCAGGTGTTAATCCTTGCATCATTATTTAAGTTTGTATTAAATTGAAACATTTTCATTTTTTATTCACAAAAATTAACCACTGGTTAACTTAATTTTCTTGATAAAATATTCAGGATCTTACTTGTGATACATATTCTCACTTACAAATATAGCTCTACTAAGATTATACCAATGGTTAAGACTAGAAAAGAAGAATTAATTATAAAATTAGAATAATAAAACATAAACAAGTTGAGGTAAAAACAGCATTCGTATCATGTACTGAAAATTAAATGTTATAATATGAAATTGCTATTTATGAAAAAAGCTGTGTAATATCAGTGAACATGTCCACGAACAAATTATCTAAACTATGGTAATTAATATAACAAAAAGGCGCATCAACGATTGATACGTCTTTTAAGAAATTTACAAATTATAGAATTATCCTATTGTACTAAAAGTATTATAATTGAACATTTTAATTGAACATTTATAGTACATTAGGCAGTTCAATTAAAGATTTGAACTCAACATCGGGTTCAAAAGGCAATACTTCTTTCTTACCATTAAAACGATTTATCCAAGATGCATTAAATCCAAAGCTTTTTGCGCCAGCGATATCCCAAGTGTTACAAGAAATAAACAATATTTCATTCTTTGCGAGATTATATTTCTCAATAACCAAATTATAAACACTAGAATATGGTTTATACATTTTAAGGCTGTCCGCAGAAAATGAGTTATCAATATATTGATCTATTTTAGAATTTTTAACTGCCTTATCTAACATATTGGGCGAAGCATTGGATAATATTGCAGTGGATATTTTTCTTTCTTTTAATTCAGATAAAACTTCAGGAACTTCTTCGTAGCAATTAATATTTTCATATGTGTTCAAAAGTTTTAATTTTAAAACTTTATCTTTAACATTAAAATAATCCATAGCATAATCTAAAGATTCTTTAGTTATATACCAAAAATCTTCATATCTATTCATAAGACTGCGTAACCAAGAATATTCTAATTGTTTAGATCTCCAAAGTTTTGAAAAAGGTTCTGCTATATCCCCTAATTTTTCGCAATTTATTTTTGTGACTGAATTAATATCAAATAATGTACTATATGCATCAAAAACGCATAGTTTAATGTTTTTAAATTTTTTCATAAAAAGCCTCCACGCTAAATAAAATTTTAAGTTAACTTATGATATAATTATAAAACAAGATTATTTCGATGAATATGGAAATGACATTTTCAATATATACAAATTGGGAGGAGATTGTTTTGAAACCAGATCCTATGGTAAATGATATAGCATCATTAATAGCAGAGCCTTCTAGATGTATAATGCTTATGAGCCTACTTGGAGGACAACGTACAGCCGGAGAATTAGCTAAGACAGCAGGTATTAAACCACAAACAGCAACCTTTCATTTATCTAAAATGGTTAGTGCTGGAATAATTGAAAAATATGCATATGGTAGATATAGATATTTTAAATTAGCTAATGACGATATTGCAAAGTTGCTTGAATTACTTATGAAACTTTCAAAATCACCTAAAATAAATTCATTAAATCAATCTATACATTCACATGCTTTAAGATATGCAAGGCTTTGTTATGATCATGTTGCCGGAAAATTAGGAGTAAAACTTAAAGAATCTCTTTTAAAATCTAACTATATTAAATTAGAAAATGATATATTCTATATTACTGAATTAGGTTATAAAAAATTTATTGAACTAGGAATTATAAAAAGTAAATTTAAAGATATAAATTCTTTAAATGGTGTTAAATGTTATGATTGGAGTGAAAAAGAATATCATATAGCTGGTAAATTAGGACACATAATTGCTGCTGGATTGATTGAATTATGTTGGATTAAAAAATCTCTAATAAGTAGAGAGTTAGAGGTTACAGAAGTAGGTAAAGTACATTTATATAAAAATTTTTATATAAAGTGCTAAAATTCTTGCCTATGTTAAGATTATATTATCCATAATTGCCTTACATTTTATACAAATTTAACTTTCTATTCAATTATTGTATTAACATAGGTTTTGTTGGTTTATCTATACTTGTGCGCTTAGAAGTGGCTTAAATCTTAGACTTCAACATTGTTAACATATAAACAATAAGAGAATCATAGCTGCAAAAACCATTCTAAAGTATGGGATTAAGTGATAATATTGTAGAGTGAGTTAGTTCGCATTTGTAAAATATTGTTTATTATAAAAGTTAGAGATTATCTTAAAAAAGAAATTAAATACGATAAATTAATTGTGAATGAAGGGAGGAATTTCTATGGAACATTTATGTCCAAAGTGTAATAGCAAATTAACAAAATGTGTTGCAAAAACAGGTACAATGTTCAATTTAACAGCTTATAAGGTTCCAATAAAGCCTTTTGCTAAAGAATATAGTGAGTTATATCCATATGTATGTCCTATCTGTGGCTATACAGAATGGTATGTAGAGAACCCAGAAAAATTTAAGTAGTAGGTTCAGAATCTTCTTATCTTGCGTCACAACGATAAAATATTATGCCATAATTATTATCTTAAAAATGGTGGTTGTCTTGGAGGTAAACTATATTAGCATTATTATTACTATTATTAATTTTACTTTGTTACTAGCAATTATATTTGGCATATATTAGGGCACCGTAAAATTTTTTAAATAATACGGCGTTTCAGTAAATTATTTACTTTTTCTTTAACAAATCCTGCATTTTGATAACACTTAATTGCATCACAAGAAAAGAACTTTACGAATTAATATAAGTTATTATTTCTTCTATATTTTTCTTATTTGTATAATCTACTGATTTATCATATATAGAAAGCATACCTATTTCATCAGGCGATAAATTTTCCTGCTTTTTATTTTTTATTTTCCATTTCAATAGTGTCATAAGAAATTTATCAAAAATATTTAGTTTACTATAATTAAATCCACCTCTTAAATAGAAAAATTTGATAGACTTTTGTTGATCTGTAGTAAAGTTTTTATTTCTAACTTCAGTTATCACTTCATCTCTTGAAGGTGATGCCCCTGTGGCAAAAACTACAATCTTTTTATTTCTTAATTTATTAAAGTTTTTTGTAATTAAATTTATGCCAATAATGCCTACGGCATACAAACTACCACCATAAATTATGGTATCATATTTAGCCAGCATATTAATATTAACATTTACTGCATCAAAAATATCTGCTGATAATTCTTTTGAAATCCACTCTGCATATTTCTTTGTAAAACCTGTTTTTGATTTATATATTACCACTGTTTTCATACTTATATCCATTCCTTTCTTAAGACAGCAAATGTCATGAATGAAAGCATTTCTTTTAATTTTTACCTCAATAATTTACGATTGTGATTTAATTGATATAAAAATTGTACCACATTTTTTCATATACTTTCACAGGTATATTTTCGTAATTTTATAGATACAATAATTCTAAAAATGAAAAACATTGGACTTATAAGCAAGTTATCTGAAAGCTTTAAAGATAAAAGAAAGTAAAAGTCCGTTATAATATATTCTGGTCAATATTTGGGTGTATTTCCCTTTATTGAATTTATTCAGTTGTATGCTAGTTATTCCGCAGAAGTAAGGAAGCTTCTTGATCCAACCTTGGCTCTAGTATAGCAGGGTTGGATAGCTACACCCAAATTACGAATTGAAGTTTACATTATCCTTATATATTTTTAAAAATCAAAAAAGTTTCAAATTTGATTTGTACAATTTATATTTTTATAGTATACTATTTAAGTTGTTGAAAATTGGTAAGGATGTAAAGTTAATGAAAGAAACGTTAGAAAAAGTAAGAAATAAACTATATACTATGTTAGATTCTGGTGAATTTACTGATGAAGAAATATTATCTGTAAGTCAAGAACTGGACAAGCTTATCGTCTCTTATTATAAACTTACTTCATTAAGCTTTCTTGAAAAACACCCGAAACTTTAGGTAAATAAAACTTAATTTTTTTAAGTTTTATTTTTTTTTTTTGCAAAATTGTAAATTATAGAAG
The genomic region above belongs to Clostridium sp. AWRP and contains:
- a CDS encoding sigma-70 family RNA polymerase sigma factor; translated protein: MKLNETNYIQKLKKGDDKALDYIIDQYLPLVKGTVRKILLQFNDSGFIEECINDVFLSVWNNADKFKGKTEDFKKWIFAISKFKAIDYYRTKIKGAEVVLDTIEILGEASAEDELVILENKNEIMRLIDDLEPVDRKIFVLKFILGYKSTEIAEKLNITKAAVDNRIYREKRKLRKKLIKSNLEVV
- a CDS encoding TfoX/Sxy family protein, whose translation is MASSQEYLDFIIGQLDTLNNISYRKMMGEYILYFQGKIFGGIYDDRFLVKITKASKQLMLGATEELPYDGAKPMLLVDDVDNKKFLYQLITELYKELPAPKVKRKK
- a CDS encoding recombinase RecT, yielding MMQGLTPAKKQCYFVVYGKQLQLMRSYMGTAAVTKRLNGRISNIP
- a CDS encoding haloacid dehalogenase type II, which encodes MKKFKNIKLCVFDAYSTLFDINSVTKINCEKLGDIAEPFSKLWRSKQLEYSWLRSLMNRYEDFWYITKESLDYAMDYFNVKDKVLKLKLLNTYENINCYEEVPEVLSELKERKISTAILSNASPNMLDKAVKNSKIDQYIDNSFSADSLKMYKPYSSVYNLVIEKYNLAKNEILFISCNTWDIAGAKSFGFNASWINRFNGKKEVLPFEPDVEFKSLIELPNVL
- a CDS encoding DUF4277 domain-containing protein, which produces MENILENVRAYFHGKMNFAAGICKKLKVSEIIEKSLSKSNGRKPDISYGTLAEMMIVNLCDSHKPLYLIQEYYEQKYKYVLRFDIYKDTVKIQDALEEAKS
- a CDS encoding transposase, with the protein product MVIPFIKSMKNFLYFKYFKITSEKTIYTCEDCSNCKYKSKCIKGHNCKIPLEERVKNFETSKLLNMLRKENLERIVSEESCELTMNRSIQAEGSFAEIKKDMGFRRYLSKGKNNILAKNVLLAMAHNINKLHNKIQSDRTGTYLFQLKKSA
- a CDS encoding aspartyl-phosphate phosphatase Spo0E family protein; this translates as MKETLEKVRNKLYTMLDSGEFTDEEILSVSQELDKLIVSYYKLTSLSFLEKHPKL
- a CDS encoding helix-turn-helix domain-containing protein; amino-acid sequence: MKPDPMVNDIASLIAEPSRCIMLMSLLGGQRTAGELAKTAGIKPQTATFHLSKMVSAGIIEKYAYGRYRYFKLANDDIAKLLELLMKLSKSPKINSLNQSIHSHALRYARLCYDHVAGKLGVKLKESLLKSNYIKLENDIFYITELGYKKFIELGIIKSKFKDINSLNGVKCYDWSEKEYHIAGKLGHIIAAGLIELCWIKKSLISRELEVTEVGKVHLYKNFYIKC
- a CDS encoding DUF4179 domain-containing protein; amino-acid sequence: MKDIYEILNDVDIDEKEFEEACVSEEYKARIKLNLRKTITKKKLSGKKKAVIVATLTFIICSSIISVNPALANGIPVIGDLLNKNLISVNKQYKDYIDVIGKTKSDQGIDVTFESAVADDNELFLNFIVKNNNKEIKDDYVDALMIPTSLKVNGERLDIGSGASWEFIDNNTVKVLQKIHWSQYEKKDKMNIDMDVSKLYGKKGNWGVSFFIDKSKLVKNTVKCSVNKQIGINGIEGKVDTVIVSPLTVVIKGTGDINKYVEKKQYVDFIAFNDKGCGLLWNGSGNDNSANLSRWSTRFINTGNSNSITVIPVYIATNQEQKKLPSVKLDVSTAPKPLVLPINADISLKIKDYFIEGDYLVIKEAMQYNGKESLRNVINTPTYLAVDGNEIREATDDIAKSLYNKYRNDTQPICIYKIGKSRDIKIGTYDGSNLTIMKDKSITVKTK
- a CDS encoding GNAT family N-acetyltransferase, with the protein product MCTDFVNLTTENLANEHLCCIIHSKKPHQGIDKKRQWLSDRLNEGHVFRKLNEKAAVFIEYAPVETAWVPITGDNYYYIYCLWVSGSYKGKGYGKSLMEYCLADAREKGKSGICMLGAKKQKHWLSDQSFAKKFGFEVVDTTNNGYELLALSFDGTTPKFTQNSKKQEIECRDLTIYYDMQCPYIYKNIEKIKQYCEMNNVPVSSIQVDILQKAKELPFVFNNYAVFYKGKFETVNLLDIGSLKRILKK
- a CDS encoding flavodoxin domain-containing protein encodes the protein MKTVVIYKSKTGFTKKYAEWISKELSADIFDAVNVNINMLAKYDTIIYGGSLYAVGIIGINLITKNFNKLRNKKIVVFATGASPSRDEVITEVRNKNFTTDQQKSIKFFYLRGGFNYSKLNIFDKFLMTLLKWKIKNKKQENLSPDEIGMLSIYDKSVDYTNKKNIEEIITYINS